ATCGCGAAGAAACCGGATACCTGAACTCAACCACGGAAACTCTTTTTGTAGTTCCCCTTTTCGTCGCTACGCCTCGCTGGAGGGGGGTCCCCTTTTACCTGATTTCGGGCAAAAAAATGGCTGAAAAGCGTTCTTTTATAAAAGTGATTTTTTCCTCACATCTTGACTACACCAACGCCCTTTATATGGAAATTCAGCCCGAAGAAAGGATAGATCTCTATCTCAGGCTCAAAAGGCCAGGCACCACACTCTCTGCGATGGACACCCGTCTCAATTTTAGTTACGCAGGTAACTTTAAGGGCGCATCTTCTCAGGCTTACCAGAAAATCATACTGGATATACTGAGCGGTGACCGGGCACTGTTTCCAGACTCCTCGTTCATCGAAAATGCCTGGAGACTTACCGACCAGCTCAAAACGCTCCTTGATGAGCATCAGCATCCCTTTTTCTTTTATCCAGACTACACGCTGACTGCAGAAAGTTTACTCACCGAAAGGAGGTCAGAAAATGCAATACCGTAAATTTGGAAAACTGGATTTTGAGGTATCCATACTTGGCTTTGGAGCCATGCGGCTTCCTCTCTTTGATAAAAACGATGAGTCAAAAATTGATGAAAAAGAAGCAATCGCCATGATTCGCTACGCTATTGACCAAGGAGTTAACTATGTGGATACCGCCTACCCTTACCACAAAGGAAACAGTGAAATCGTGGTAGGTAAAGCATTAAAGGAAGGGTATCGTGAAAAAACCAAAATCGCCACCAAGTTGCCTACCTGGCTGATTCAATCTGAAAAAGACCTGGACAAATACCTTGCCGAACAACTCAAAAAACTCAGCACTGACTATATCGATTTCTATCTGATACATGCACTTGACAAAAACCGCTGGGAAACAGTTCTCAAACACCGGGTTCTCGAGTGGGCCGAAAAAGCGATGGAAAGAGGAGATATTCTCCACCTTGGCTTCTCTTTTCATGATGACCTCCCAACCTTCAAAAAAATAGTTGATGCATATCCCTGGGTGTTCTGTCAGATTCAATATAACTATCTGGACGTTGACTTTCAGGCAGGAAGAGAAGGCCTCCTTTACGCCCACTCCAAAGGGCTGGCAGTGGTAATCATGGAACCCTTGAAAGGAGGCAATCTGGTCAATCTCTCCGAATTTGCCCTGCAGCGCTTTCGAGAGGCAAACCCCCATCGCAGTCCTGCCGCCTGGGCTTTGCTCTGGCTGTGGAACCAGGAAGAGGTAACCACAGTCCTGAGTGGTATGAGCACCATGGAACAGGTCAAAGAAAACATCGAAATCGCCCGAAACGCCCACCCAGGAATACTCACCCAAGAAGAGCTGGAAGCCATAGATGAAGTGCGGGCAATCCTTAAAAAAGAAGCGCCGATTCCCTGTACCACCTGCCACTACTGCGTCCCCTGCCCTCAGGGAGTAAACATTCCCTTCCTCTTTGGTCTTTACAATCAAGTTTTTCAGTTCCAGGATAAAAGAGAACAGGCAGAAAAAACCTACTTTGGGTTCCTCAAAGAAGAAGAGCGACCAGGTAACTGTGTTGAATGCGGCATTTGCGAAGAAAAATGCCCCCAGCAGATACCTATACGAGACTGGCTTAAAAAGGTTGAGCAATTCTTTGAGAGGAAGAATTAATTGCCAATCTGAAAGCGCCCG
This portion of the Thermatribacter velox genome encodes:
- a CDS encoding aldo/keto reductase; translation: MQYRKFGKLDFEVSILGFGAMRLPLFDKNDESKIDEKEAIAMIRYAIDQGVNYVDTAYPYHKGNSEIVVGKALKEGYREKTKIATKLPTWLIQSEKDLDKYLAEQLKKLSTDYIDFYLIHALDKNRWETVLKHRVLEWAEKAMERGDILHLGFSFHDDLPTFKKIVDAYPWVFCQIQYNYLDVDFQAGREGLLYAHSKGLAVVIMEPLKGGNLVNLSEFALQRFREANPHRSPAAWALLWLWNQEEVTTVLSGMSTMEQVKENIEIARNAHPGILTQEELEAIDEVRAILKKEAPIPCTTCHYCVPCPQGVNIPFLFGLYNQVFQFQDKREQAEKTYFGFLKEEERPGNCVECGICEEKCPQQIPIRDWLKKVEQFFERKN